TCCGCTGACCGCCATTCATGTACCGAAGACCGTCGACAACGACCTACCGATCACCGACAACAGCCCGGGTTTCGGCAGCGTGGCCAAGTATATCGCCACCTCCACCCTCGAGGCTTCGCTCGATATCGCCTCGATGTGCGCCACCTCGACCAAGGTGTTCGTTCTCGAAGTCATGGGCCGTCATGCTGGCTGGATCGCGGCTGCAGGTGGCCTTGCCGGTCAGGGTGAAGGCGAGCCGCCACACCTGGTGATCTTCCCGGAAGTGGCCTTCGATCGTCGCAAGGTCATGGAGCGCGTCGAGTACGCCGTCAAGAACTACGGCTACTGCGTGATCGTGGTCTCCGAAGGAGCGCGTTACGAGGACGGTACCTTCCTCGCCGACTCCGGCAACACCGACGCCTTCGGCCATCGCCAGTTGGGCGGTGTAGCACCAACACTGGCCGGAATGGTCAAGCAGGATCTCGGCTACAAGTACCACTGGGCCGTCGCCGACTATCTGCAACGGGCAGCTCGCCACCTCGCCTCCAGAACCGATGTTGAACAAGCCTATGCGGTTGGCGAGAGAGCTGTGGAACTGGCTGTCGCCGGTGAGAACTCACGCATGCCAGCGATCAAACGCGTCAGCGACAATCCCTATCGCTGGGAAATCGAGTCGGCGCCACTGGCAGAAGTCGCCAACCGTGAGAAGTTCATGCCGCCCGATTACATCAGCGAGGATGGTTTCAGCATTACCGATGCCTGTCGTGCCTATCTGTCGCCATTGATCCAGGGCGAAGACTTCCCGCCGTTCGAGAACGGCCTGCCGAAGGTGGCTCATCTCAAGCTGGCTCGTGTCGAGAAGCGTCTACCGGAATTCACCATCTAAACCGACGCGCTACTCTCGACCTGCACCACCACAGACCTGCACCACCACAGACCTGCACCAACTTTGCTCCGCCTGCCGCCAGGCGGAGCAATGTCCTTCCCGCGTCAGCCGCGCGACACCGCTACAATCCCTCCCAGCAACAGCACGCCCCCGACTATGAAGCTACCGCTCAGCGGCTCATCCAGCAGCACAGCACCGAATATCACGCCGAAGATAGGCGACAGGAAGGAAAACACTCCCAACTGCGACGCCCAGTAACGACGCAACAACGCAAACCACAGCAACAACGCCGCGCAGGAGATCACCAGCGTCTGAAAGACCAGACTGGTAACGGCGACTCCACTGAACTGCATGCTGCCGAGATCTCCCGTGAACAGCACCACCGGGAGCAACAACGCCCCCGCGGTAAGCAATTGATAGCCCTGAGTCTGCAAGGGCGGCGCTTCCGACAGCGAAGTGCGACGCAACACCAGTGTCGTTGCCGCCCAGCTCAAACCTGCCAATAGGCCCAGCGCATCGCCCACCAGCATCGAGCCCGCATTGATACCAGTCCCACCCGGCGCCATGGCCGTCACCAACCCCACAAACGCCAACGCCATTCCCCACCATTGGCGCTTCGACAATTGCTCTCCCGGCACCAGAAGATGCAGCCCCAGCGCCGCAAACACCGGAGCCGTATAGAGAAAGACCGACATATGCGAAGCGGTGGTGTAGTTGAGCCCCAGAGCGACAAATACGAACTCAAGAGTGAACCCCAGCCCAACCAGAATCCCCGGCCCCAGCCCCGCCATGAAATCACGCCAGGTGACCCCACGCAGAGCAGCCAACCCAAGTACCAACAACGCAGCCAGACTCGAGCGCAAGGCGATCTGAGTCAGCGGTGCGATGTCTGCCGCTGCCGATTTGATTGCCACTTGTTGCAGCCCCAGCGCCAGGCAGAACACCAGCATGGCGCCGCTGGCGGACAAGTCCATGGAACGGCGCATCGGCGCAATAGCCACCGGCGTCGACGAAGCGGAAGAACAGGACATGAATCGTCTCCTTGGTGAACCATGTGGCAGAGTTGAGCATTTGCAACGCAATAGTCCAAACGATTATCCTGGTGCCCCAGGCTCAGGAAAACTCAACTCATGAAGATCGAGCGTCTGCCCCTGAATGGCCTCCGCGCGTTTGCCGAAGCGGCTCGTGAAGGCAGTTTCAAACTGGCTGCAGAGCGTCTTGGCGTCACACCAGGTGCAGTCAGTCGACAGATCAAGCAGCTTGAGGAAAACCTGGGTGTAGCGCTGTTCGAGCGTCATGCCAACGGCGTACGAACCAGCGCTGCTGGACGGCGTCTCGCTGAGGATGTCGACGCCGGACTGGCGCGCATCGCTGCCGGTATGGATGCGATCACCCAGCTCACGCCGGGCACCACGCGACTACTGCTCAGTGCGCCGCCCTCCCTCGCCCAGTTATGGCTGCTGCCACGCCTCACTGATTTCGAGGCCCAACACCGCCAACTGGAAATATCGATTGATGCGAGCCAGGGGTTCAGCGAACCCAGTTGGTACGAGAGCGATGCTCGCCTTGCACTGAGCTACGGCCGCCCACCCCGACCTGGCGTAAGAAACCTGCCGCTGTTCGAAGACATGCTGGTCCCGGTGTGCTCACCGGCATTACTCAAGCAAAGCCCGATCCAGCATCCTCGGGACTTGTTGGGACACACACTGTTCGATGTCAGCTGGTCAACGCCAAGGCGAGATGGATTCCCCGGCTGGAAGGATTGGTTTGCCAAAGCGGGCATGCCCGAGCAGCAGTTACCGACCTTGCGTCGCTACTCACTTTACGGCCTGGCGCTGGATCAGGCCATCGCAGGACGCGGGGTGATCCTCGCCAGCTTACCGGTTGTCGCGGATCGCCTGGCCAGCGGCGTACTGACCCGCCCCTTCGGTGATGAACTCATGATTCCCTCACCGTTCCGCTATGAACTGGTTATACCCGACACAGGCGTGCCGCCGAGGGGTATCAAAGAGTTCATGGACTGGCTACTCGAGGAAGCCCAGCGATTTCGCGAAATCACACCTGGAATGTCGTAAACAAGAGTTAAGAGTTAAGAGTTAAGAGTTAAGAAACATGACACCTCTCCTCATCCTGTAAAGGGAGGTGTCTACAAAATCGGGGGCATAGCACCTCTTCCCTCTTCCCTCTTCCCTCTTCCCTCTTCCCTCTTCCCTCTTCCCTCTCGCGCTGTGCGCGTCTAACGCACCCACCATGAAATGATCAACAGCACCAACAA
This Halomonas huangheensis DNA region includes the following protein-coding sequences:
- a CDS encoding 6-phosphofructokinase, which encodes MAKHNAFYAQSGGVTAVINASACGVIEACRRHSDSIGKVYAGHNGIIGALTEDLIDVSQESDESIAALRHTPGGAFGSCRYKLKDIESHRVQYERLIEVFKAHDIRYFFYNGGGDSADTCLKVSQLSEKMGYPLTAIHVPKTVDNDLPITDNSPGFGSVAKYIATSTLEASLDIASMCATSTKVFVLEVMGRHAGWIAAAGGLAGQGEGEPPHLVIFPEVAFDRRKVMERVEYAVKNYGYCVIVVSEGARYEDGTFLADSGNTDAFGHRQLGGVAPTLAGMVKQDLGYKYHWAVADYLQRAARHLASRTDVEQAYAVGERAVELAVAGENSRMPAIKRVSDNPYRWEIESAPLAEVANREKFMPPDYISEDGFSITDACRAYLSPLIQGEDFPPFENGLPKVAHLKLARVEKRLPEFTI
- a CDS encoding LysR substrate-binding domain-containing protein; amino-acid sequence: MKIERLPLNGLRAFAEAAREGSFKLAAERLGVTPGAVSRQIKQLEENLGVALFERHANGVRTSAAGRRLAEDVDAGLARIAAGMDAITQLTPGTTRLLLSAPPSLAQLWLLPRLTDFEAQHRQLEISIDASQGFSEPSWYESDARLALSYGRPPRPGVRNLPLFEDMLVPVCSPALLKQSPIQHPRDLLGHTLFDVSWSTPRRDGFPGWKDWFAKAGMPEQQLPTLRRYSLYGLALDQAIAGRGVILASLPVVADRLASGVLTRPFGDELMIPSPFRYELVIPDTGVPPRGIKEFMDWLLEEAQRFREITPGMS
- a CDS encoding DMT family transporter; the protein is MSCSSASSTPVAIAPMRRSMDLSASGAMLVFCLALGLQQVAIKSAAADIAPLTQIALRSSLAALLVLGLAALRGVTWRDFMAGLGPGILVGLGFTLEFVFVALGLNYTTASHMSVFLYTAPVFAALGLHLLVPGEQLSKRQWWGMALAFVGLVTAMAPGGTGINAGSMLVGDALGLLAGLSWAATTLVLRRTSLSEAPPLQTQGYQLLTAGALLLPVVLFTGDLGSMQFSGVAVTSLVFQTLVISCAALLLWFALLRRYWASQLGVFSFLSPIFGVIFGAVLLDEPLSGSFIVGGVLLLGGIVAVSRG